CAGGCGGGACGGGTCGGACAGCCGCGCCGCGATCTGCGTGACCGGCAGCGACGAGGTGTTCGTCGCGAACACCGTCGTGGCCGGCAGCGCCTGCTCCAGTTCGGTGAACAACGCGGCCTTGGTGTCCAGGTCCTCGCGGATCGCCTCGATCACCAGGTCCGCCTCGCCCGGCTGGGCGGGGGAGTCCAGCGGCACCAGGCGCGCGCCGATCGCGGCGGCCTCCTCGGCGGTGCTGCGGCCCTTCGCCACGGCCCGGTCGAGCATGCCGCGGATGAACTCCACGGCGTCGCCGACCGACTCCGGCCGGGCGTCGGCCAGCTCCACGGTGTGCCCGGCGGTCGCGGCCCACTGGGCGATCCCGCGGCCCATCACCCCGGTCCCGACGATCCTGATGCGCACGGTCCTCTCCTTCATCGCAGATACACCCGCTCCGGGTCGACATCTTCGCGCAGCAACCGTAGTTCGGCCTCGCTCGGCGGTTCGATCACCGTCAGGTCGCCGCCCACCTCCAGCGGCCAGCCGGTGCACTCGCGCGCCTGGTCCACGGTGACGCCCGGGTGCAGCGCGACCAGCTTCAGCTCCTCGCCGGGGCCGCTGCGCGCGAGGATGCCGAGTTCGGTGATCACCCTGGTGACGCCGAGCCCGGCCGGCCGCACACCGTCGCCGAGGGCGCGGTCGGGGCCGGGCGAGGTGCAGAAGTCCAGCTCGTCCACAAAGGACCGGGGGTCGTGGCGGCGCATCACCACGAACACCTCGCGCGAGTTCGCCATGACCTCCATCGCGCCGCCGGAACCGGGCAGCCGCACCTTCGGGGAGTGCCAGTCGCCGATCACCGAGGAGTTCAGGTTGCCCCAGCGGTCGATCTGCGCGGCGCCGAGGAACCCGACGTCGATGTGCCCGCCCTGCAGCACGTAGCCGAACAACGCGGGCATCGACAGCACCGCCTCGGCGCCGGTGATCAGCACCGCGTCGGCGATCGTCTCCGGCAGGTGCGACGGGTGCGCCCCGCACACGCCCGACTCGTAGACGATCTCCAGGTCCGGCGCGACGGTCAGGTGGGCCAGCGACGCGGCCAGCGTGGGCAGGCCGATGCCGGCGAACACCGTGCGCTTGCCGGCCAGTTCGCGGGAAGCGACCACGGACAGGACTTCGCTTGCTGTTGTCATGTCAGAGCCTCCGCCCGTAGTTCACCGGTTCGCTCATCGCCTCGCCGACCGCGAGGCCGGCCCAGAACTCCTCGCCCAGCTTGGCGACGTACTCGCCGTGGTCGGCCGTGCCGTGCACCCACTCCGCCATCCACGCGGCCAGTTTCTCCTTGTCCCTGCTGATGCCCGACCACGCGCGGTAGAAGGCGTTGTCGCGGTCGTAGTAGCCCTGCGCGAACGACGGGTGCGCCCCGCGCGGGACCTCGACCACCGCGTCGACGGCGTGCGCGGGCACGACCGTGCGGTTCGGGTCGGAGCGGACCACCTCGTCGGCCACGATCTCCTCTACCACGACGATCGCCTTGTCCGCGGCGAACACCGCCTCGGCCTGGACGCCGGTCAGGCCCCAGATCTGGGTGTTGCCCGCCCGGTCGGCGCGCTGGGCGTGGATGATCGTGACGTCCGGGTTGACCGGCGGGACGACGTAGATCTGCTCGTCGCCGTAGGGGGAGGCGACCTTGCGGATGGCCGGGTTGACGCCTGGCAGGTCGGAGCCCGCGTAGGAGCGCAGCGGGTAGAACGGCAGGCGCTGCGCGCCGGCGAGGTAGCGGCAGATCAGGCCGTAGTGGCTGTACTCCTCGAACTCCAGCGGCTCGGGGTCGGCGTGTTCGATCCGGCGCCGCAGCTCACCCAGCGACCCGGCGGAGGAGTTGCCGACGAACGACGACACCAGCTTGCGCACGCACCCGCCGGCGAGCATCTGGTCGACGACGATGTCCGCGGTCATCCGGACGACGGTGAGGTCGCGGCGGCCCTGGCGGATGATCTCGTGCCCGGCCGCGGTGGGGATGAGGTGCGTGAACCCCTCCAGCGCGACGGTGTCCCCGTCGTGCACGTAAGCCGCGACGGCGTCGCGCAGGCTCATCGTCTTGTCCGGACCCGGGCGGGGCATCGTCGCGCTCCTGTGCTGCTCGTGGATGGGGCGGTCTTCACCGTGCCACCGAGATTGATTAGTGTCCAATACCGAATCAGAGTCAGATCAAGACGGAGCTGGTAATAATGGAGCTGCGTTACCTCACGTCCTTCCTGGCCGTGGCTGAGGAGCTGCACTTCGGGCGCGCCGCCAAGCGGCTGCAGATGGCGCAGCCGCCGCTGTCGCAGCAGATCCGGCAGCTGGAGAAGGAGCTGGGGGTCCAGCTGTTCGAGCGCAACACCCGCTCGGTGCGGCTGACCAGCGCGGGGGAGTCGTTCCTCGGGCCGGTCCGGCGGGTGATGGAGGACCTGGACATCGCGACGAAGGCGGCGCGAGCGGCGGGCCGGGGCGAGTACGGGCGCGTGACGGTGGGGTTCGCGGGCGCGTCCAGCCACGAGAGCCTGCCGCTGCTGACCCGCGCCGTACGGGCCGCGCATCCGGGGCTGGAACTGGTGATGCGCGGCCAGACGTACGCGAACGTGGCGCTGGCGCGCGTCGCGGACGGCTCGCTGGACCTGGGGTTCGTGCGGCTGCCGATCACCCAGCCCGGCGTCGAGGCGCGGGTGATCGACGAGGAGGAGATGATCTGCGCGCTGCCGTCGGACCATCCCCTGGCGCGGCTGGACAAGGTGCCGGTCGAGGCGCTGGCGGAGGAGGCGTTCGTCAGCTTCCCGGCCAACGCGGGGTCCAGCGTGCGGGACGCGACGGTGCGGGTGTGCGTGTCGGCCGGGTTCAACCCGCGCGTGGTGCAGGAGGCGCCGGACTCGTACACGATCCTCGCGCTGGTGGCCGCCGGGGTCGGGGTGACGTTGACGGTGTCGTCGTGTCAGCACATCCAGCAGACGGGGCTGGCGTACCGGCCGCTGGCGGGGGAGCCGGTGCGGTTGCAGGCCGCGCTGGCCTGGCGGCCGGACAACCCGTCGGCGGCGTTGCGGACGGTGCTGGCGATCGCGGAGCAGGCGTTGCCTACGCCTGCTTAGCGGTTCTGGCGGATCGGGTGTTCCTCGAATCGGCGCCGGCAGCGGATTTCCCAGCGGGTCCGCGGGCGTCAGAACTTGTGCGGCAGGGCGGTGTTTTGCTCGACCACCCCGTGGTGGACGCCAGGCCGGAGCCGTGCTCGGTGCCGCGGCGGGCGAAGCGCGGCGAGCCATCGATCGCGGCCCGGGCCAGTCGATCGGCCCTGCCGCGTTCAGCTTGGCCGGCAGCAGCTCGTGCGACTGCCGCCGCTCCCCGGCCTGGTCTCCCACGGCAGCGCCCGTGTGCGGGGGCTCAGCGCTTTGCCTGCGTGCCGTGGGGTGACACGCCGAGCAGGGGAAGCCATACGGTGTCCACGATCTCGACGATCGCCTCGTCCGGCACCGCGCCCATGCGCATCAGCATGTCGTGGCGCAGCAGGTCGAAGGGCAGGTTCACCAGGCGCGCGGACCGCGGCTCGTCCGCGAGCTCGCCGCGTTCGACGGCGCGCTCGACGAGCGCCGCGAAGGGGGGCGTCTGGTCCGCGGGGCGGAGGCGGCCGCGCAGGTCGTCGAACGTTGTTCCGGTCTCGCGGAAGTAGTCCGCCAGTTGGATGCGCAGGAGCACCACCGCGCGGGACCGCTCGGCGTTGATCGTGCGCAGGAGTGCGAGGGCGTCCTGGCGCAGGCTGCCGGTGTCGGGAGGGATGTCGAGTGGGCGCCAGTGCCGGGCGAGTGTGGCGACGAGGAGGTCCTCGCGCTGCGGCCAGCGGCGGTAGAGCACCGGCTTGCTGGTGCCCGCGCGCGTCGCGACGACCTCGTAGGTGAAGCCGTGGTAGCCCTGCTCGACCAGGACCTCCCAGGCGGCATCGGTGATCGCGTTCTCCAGGGTGGCACCCCTGCGTCGCGTGGAAATGCCGTCCGTGCGCTGCCGCTCACCCATCACTGCCCCATGTCTTCAGCCATTCGGTTAGATCCGCTTGCGTATCTTAACCCGCGGACGTAGCCTCGGAGCCATAAGATACCAAGCCGTTTCTAAACGGGGGGAGACCCGCATGTCCACGATCAACGCCGCCCTGGTGGAGTCCTTCGCCGAGCCGCCGCACTTCCGCTCCGTCCCGGCCCCCGAGGCTGGCCCCGGGCAGGAGGTGGTGGACGTCCTCGCCGTCGGCGTGCACCCCGCCACCCGCGGCATCGCCGCCGGCAAGCACTACACGAGTCCCCAGGCGCTGCCCGCCCTGGCGGGTGCCGACGCCGTCATCCGCAGGACGGACGGCAGCCTCGGCTACGTCATGCTCATGGGCGCCGGCACCCTGGCCGAGCGCATCGTCGTCGATCCCGCCACCGTCATCCCGGTCCCGGACGGCGCCGACCCCGCACTCGTGGCCGCCACCATGAACCCGGCGCTGTCCTCATGGACCGCGCTGCGCACCCGCGTGCCGTTCCAGGCCGGGCAGTCGGTCCTGGTGCACGGCGCGACCGGCAACGCCGGCTCGATGGCCGTCAAGGTCGCCAAGCACCTCGGCGCGGGGCGGGTGATCGCCGCCGGACGCAACCGCGCCCGCCTCGACGAACTCCTGGACCAGGGCGCGGACGCCGTTGTCCAGCTCGTCCCCGACGAGGACGCCACCGCGGCCGCGTTCGCCGAGGCGGCCGCCGAGGTCGACGTGGTCCTGGACTACGTGTGGGGGCAGCCCACCGAACTCGCCATGCGTGCCGTCCTCGGAGCGCGGACCCAGCACACCCGCCTGCTCGACTGGGTGCAGATCGGCGGCATGGGCGGAGACGCGATCACCCTGTCCGGGCACCTCATGCGCTCCAACGCGGTCCGGATCCTGGGCAGCGGCTTCGGCGCCGTGGACATGCAGGTCATGCAGCGGGAGTTCACCGAGCTCGTGGCCGCGATCGCGGCAGGCGGCATGGCCGTGCGCCCGCATCCGTTCCCGCTCGACCAGGTCGCGGCGGCTTGGGCCCACCAGGACGCACCCGGCGAGCGCACCGTCATCCTGCTGCGCGATTGAGACGACCGCCGTCTTACCGGCCCCGCGATTCGGTATTGGACTCTTCTAGGTCCCGTTTGGCACGGTGTCCGAGCAACACGGGATCTCAAGGGAGAGAAAATCACCATGAGCACGGCCACGGCGGCCAGACGAGCGGGCATCGGGTCGTTCATCGGCTCGACCATCGAATGGTTCGACTTCTACATCTACGGCACCGCGTCGGCGCTGGTCTTCGACGAGGTCTTCTTCCCGGAGCTGGACGGGGCGCTCGGCACGCTGGTGGCCTTCGCGACGTTCTGGGTCGGCTTCCTCGCGCGCCCGCTGGGCGGGATCATCTTCGGCCACTACGGCGACCGCCTCGGCCGCAAGAAGACGCTCGTCATCACGCTGCTGATGATGGGCATCTCGACCACGCTGATCGGCGTCCTGCCCTCTTATGCGCAGATCGGCGTCGCCGCGCCGTTGCTCCTCATCGCGATCCGCATGGTGCAGGGCATCGGCCTCGGCGGGGAGTGGGGCGGCTCCGTCCTCATCGCCTCCGAGCACGCGCCCAAGGGCAAGTCGATCCTCTACGGCGCGTTCGCCCAGCAGGGCTCGCCCGTCGGCAACACGCTGAGCACCGTCTGCTTCCTGGCGATCAGCCAGCTGCCCGACGACGCGTTCACCTCGTGGGGCTGGCGCCTGCCGTTCCTGTTCTCCGCGCTGCTGGTGATCGTCGGCCTGTTCATCCGGCTGCGGGTCGCCGAATCGCCGGCCATGGCGAACCTCATCGAGAAGAAGGCGGTCGCCAAACTGCCGTTCACC
The window above is part of the Amycolatopsis thermoflava N1165 genome. Proteins encoded here:
- a CDS encoding 3-oxoadipate--succinyl-CoA transferase encodes the protein MTTASEVLSVVASRELAGKRTVFAGIGLPTLAASLAHLTVAPDLEIVYESGVCGAHPSHLPETIADAVLITGAEAVLSMPALFGYVLQGGHIDVGFLGAAQIDRWGNLNSSVIGDWHSPKVRLPGSGGAMEVMANSREVFVVMRRHDPRSFVDELDFCTSPGPDRALGDGVRPAGLGVTRVITELGILARSGPGEELKLVALHPGVTVDQARECTGWPLEVGGDLTVIEPPSEAELRLLREDVDPERVYLR
- a CDS encoding CoA transferase subunit A; the protein is MPRPGPDKTMSLRDAVAAYVHDGDTVALEGFTHLIPTAAGHEIIRQGRRDLTVVRMTADIVVDQMLAGGCVRKLVSSFVGNSSAGSLGELRRRIEHADPEPLEFEEYSHYGLICRYLAGAQRLPFYPLRSYAGSDLPGVNPAIRKVASPYGDEQIYVVPPVNPDVTIIHAQRADRAGNTQIWGLTGVQAEAVFAADKAIVVVEEIVADEVVRSDPNRTVVPAHAVDAVVEVPRGAHPSFAQGYYDRDNAFYRAWSGISRDKEKLAAWMAEWVHGTADHGEYVAKLGEEFWAGLAVGEAMSEPVNYGRRL
- a CDS encoding LysR family transcriptional regulator, with amino-acid sequence MELRYLTSFLAVAEELHFGRAAKRLQMAQPPLSQQIRQLEKELGVQLFERNTRSVRLTSAGESFLGPVRRVMEDLDIATKAARAAGRGEYGRVTVGFAGASSHESLPLLTRAVRAAHPGLELVMRGQTYANVALARVADGSLDLGFVRLPITQPGVEARVIDEEEMICALPSDHPLARLDKVPVEALAEEAFVSFPANAGSSVRDATVRVCVSAGFNPRVVQEAPDSYTILALVAAGVGVTLTVSSCQHIQQTGLAYRPLAGEPVRLQAALAWRPDNPSAALRTVLAIAEQALPTPA
- a CDS encoding TetR/AcrR family transcriptional regulator — translated: MGERQRTDGISTRRRGATLENAITDAAWEVLVEQGYHGFTYEVVATRAGTSKPVLYRRWPQREDLLVATLARHWRPLDIPPDTGSLRQDALALLRTINAERSRAVVLLRIQLADYFRETGTTFDDLRGRLRPADQTPPFAALVERAVERGELADEPRSARLVNLPFDLLRHDMLMRMGAVPDEAIVEIVDTVWLPLLGVSPHGTQAKR
- a CDS encoding zinc-binding alcohol dehydrogenase family protein; this translates as MSTINAALVESFAEPPHFRSVPAPEAGPGQEVVDVLAVGVHPATRGIAAGKHYTSPQALPALAGADAVIRRTDGSLGYVMLMGAGTLAERIVVDPATVIPVPDGADPALVAATMNPALSSWTALRTRVPFQAGQSVLVHGATGNAGSMAVKVAKHLGAGRVIAAGRNRARLDELLDQGADAVVQLVPDEDATAAAFAEAAAEVDVVLDYVWGQPTELAMRAVLGARTQHTRLLDWVQIGGMGGDAITLSGHLMRSNAVRILGSGFGAVDMQVMQREFTELVAAIAAGGMAVRPHPFPLDQVAAAWAHQDAPGERTVILLRD
- a CDS encoding MFS transporter → MSTATAARRAGIGSFIGSTIEWFDFYIYGTASALVFDEVFFPELDGALGTLVAFATFWVGFLARPLGGIIFGHYGDRLGRKKTLVITLLMMGISTTLIGVLPSYAQIGVAAPLLLIAIRMVQGIGLGGEWGGSVLIASEHAPKGKSILYGAFAQQGSPVGNTLSTVCFLAISQLPDDAFTSWGWRLPFLFSALLVIVGLFIRLRVAESPAMANLIEKKAVAKLPFTEVLRTQPLLIVLGIGACTIGLSATYFKSTFALSWATSDLSFDKSSFLTIILVANITQILVQPWGAVIATKMRSWSRAVIVMLVPEILLMPLMFLFIGTENYALAMVGTAVATVPHCLYYAALAGMLASRFPANVRYTGISLCYQLCGTLLGGTTPIVGQFLLNQTGSIVAVIVYAVFQVVLTLGCMLALLRKPNYDERAGEESGAQTVAA